The Chloroflexota bacterium genome contains a region encoding:
- a CDS encoding sugar ABC transporter substrate-binding protein gives MKHSHWTKTLMVILALTVALLALAACATPTSAPTAPTSAPAASSKTEPTKPAAPKGNVTLRWFMRWDKVRLDGVAAPVIEAFQKQNPNIKVEIENISSGTEYWIKLQTMIAGATAPDVIYPATHNAYALASKGALMTLDDLAARDKIDLKKYDQSILNLYKYNGKVYCLPIDTAAVGVFYNKDMFDKAGIAYPKEGWSWDEFLATAQKLTKDTNSDGKVDQFGVDVWTSYWPVIVWSKTGHGIFDDIRKPTKMLIEDQESIDALQFLGDLTNKHKVMPSTAERANITDMFLAGKAGMNIIGHWRVPQYQTIKDFKWDLAPLPKGKVQANRSDGSCFGISAQSKNPEAAWEFIKFLAGPDSMGVGLLLDLQQMTPSLVDFQNSDRFLKPASLTINKKAFLAGKENLFTMYDPIHPIYDEIATAQSAELGELWNGNATAKDALARMSPKIKEILQKAK, from the coding sequence ATGAAACACTCGCATTGGACCAAGACGCTCATGGTAATCCTGGCGCTGACGGTCGCGTTACTCGCGCTCGCCGCGTGCGCGACGCCGACGAGCGCGCCGACCGCGCCGACGAGCGCACCCGCCGCCAGTTCGAAAACCGAACCGACGAAACCCGCCGCGCCAAAAGGCAACGTAACGCTCCGATGGTTTATGCGCTGGGACAAGGTGCGCTTGGACGGCGTTGCCGCGCCGGTGATCGAAGCATTCCAAAAACAAAATCCCAACATCAAAGTGGAAATCGAAAACATCAGCAGCGGCACCGAGTACTGGATCAAACTGCAAACGATGATCGCGGGCGCGACCGCGCCAGACGTGATCTATCCCGCGACGCACAACGCGTACGCGCTCGCGTCCAAGGGCGCGCTGATGACGCTCGACGATTTGGCGGCGCGCGACAAGATTGATCTCAAAAAGTACGACCAGTCCATCCTGAATCTCTACAAGTACAACGGCAAAGTGTACTGCTTGCCGATTGACACTGCCGCCGTTGGCGTGTTTTACAACAAGGACATGTTCGACAAAGCCGGCATTGCGTACCCGAAAGAAGGTTGGAGCTGGGACGAATTTCTCGCGACCGCGCAAAAGCTGACCAAGGATACGAACAGCGACGGCAAGGTAGATCAATTTGGCGTGGACGTGTGGACCTCGTACTGGCCCGTCATCGTGTGGAGCAAGACCGGGCACGGCATCTTTGACGACATTCGCAAGCCGACCAAGATGTTGATCGAGGATCAAGAATCCATTGACGCGTTGCAATTCCTCGGCGATCTCACGAACAAGCACAAGGTAATGCCGAGCACCGCAGAACGCGCCAACATCACGGACATGTTCCTCGCCGGCAAAGCCGGGATGAACATCATCGGTCACTGGCGCGTGCCGCAGTACCAAACGATCAAAGATTTCAAATGGGATCTCGCGCCGCTTCCGAAAGGCAAAGTGCAAGCCAATCGCAGCGACGGCAGTTGCTTTGGCATCAGCGCGCAATCCAAGAATCCCGAAGCCGCGTGGGAGTTTATCAAATTCCTCGCCGGTCCCGATTCGATGGGTGTGGGCTTGCTGTTGGATTTGCAACAAATGACGCCGTCGCTCGTGGACTTTCAAAATTCGGATCGGTTTCTCAAACCGGCGAGTCTGACGATCAACAAAAAAGCATTCCTCGCCGGCAAGGAAAACTTGTTCACGATGTACGACCCGATTCATCCGATCTATGATGAAATCGCGACCGCGCAAAGCGCCGAGTTGGGCGAACTGTGGAACGGCAACGCCACCGCGAAAGACGCGCTCGCGCGGATGAGTCCCAAGATCAAAGAGATTCTGCAAAAAGCCAAGTAA
- a CDS encoding carbohydrate ABC transporter permease — translation MMANPSKLMRGLGRGVIYALLALGAFVILIPFAWTLSTALKTPQQALMYPPVWIPEPVVWKNFVDAWNAMPFATFYRNSLLIAGLNIVGQVLSCSLVAYGFARLRFPGRDALFLVVLSTLMIPFQILIIPRFILFKELGWLDSLLPLIVPNFFGGAFNIFLLRQYFMTIPLELDDAAKMDGCGHLGIYWRIILPLAKPALGAVMVFEFLESWDDFLGPLIYISSTKNYTVALGLAAFRNDYFMEWNLFMAATAVAMALPLIIFFIAQKYFIQGVALTGSGGVKG, via the coding sequence ATGATGGCTAATCCATCCAAACTCATGCGCGGGCTGGGACGCGGCGTCATTTACGCGCTGCTCGCGCTCGGCGCGTTCGTGATTCTGATTCCCTTCGCGTGGACGTTGAGCACCGCGCTCAAAACGCCCCAACAAGCGTTGATGTATCCGCCGGTGTGGATCCCCGAGCCGGTCGTGTGGAAGAATTTTGTGGACGCGTGGAACGCGATGCCATTCGCCACATTTTATCGCAACAGTTTGTTGATCGCAGGATTGAACATCGTTGGGCAGGTGCTGAGTTGCTCGCTCGTCGCCTACGGTTTCGCGCGCTTGCGTTTTCCGGGGCGCGACGCCCTCTTTCTCGTCGTCTTGAGCACGCTGATGATTCCGTTCCAGATTCTTATCATCCCGCGTTTCATCCTGTTCAAGGAACTCGGTTGGCTCGATTCGCTGCTGCCCTTGATCGTGCCGAACTTTTTCGGCGGCGCGTTCAACATCTTTCTCCTGCGCCAATACTTTATGACCATTCCGCTCGAACTGGACGACGCCGCGAAGATGGACGGCTGTGGGCACTTGGGAATTTATTGGCGCATCATTTTGCCGCTCGCCAAACCGGCGCTTGGCGCGGTGATGGTGTTCGAATTTCTCGAATCCTGGGACGATTTCCTGGGTCCGCTCATTTACATCAGCTCGACCAAGAATTATACCGTCGCGCTGGGTCTCGCCGCGTTTCGCAACGATTATTTCATGGAATGGAATTTGTTCATGGCGGCGACCGCGGTCGCGATGGCGTTGCCGCTGATCATCTTTTTCATCGCGCAAAAGTACTTTATTCAAGGCGTCGCGTTGACTGGCTCTGGTGGTGTGAAAGGATAA
- a CDS encoding sugar ABC transporter permease: MTQSVTTHATVVRVPFRERFKTPEWLSGYLFISPWIVGFLVFTLGPFIASLYISFTEWDFVKAPEFIGADNYVKLVNDPLFWQSLKVTTVYALGRVPLGIAVGLAAALLLNQKVRFVGLWRVIYYMPVVLPPVAVSLLWMWVYNPDYGILNGMLWTVFGIRGPAWLQNEFWVLPSLMMMAVWGMLGKNMIVYLSGLQSIAPEMYEAADIDGANVWRKFFNITLPMMTPIIFFNLIMGLMDSFKLFTQAYVMTGGGPRYASLFYVYYLYQHAFQRFHMGYASAMAWVFFLILMLFTVLVFRSSKLWVYYESTLGKGK, encoded by the coding sequence ATGACACAATCGGTGACGACGCACGCAACGGTAGTGCGCGTACCATTTCGAGAACGCTTCAAAACACCGGAATGGCTTTCGGGCTATTTATTCATCTCACCGTGGATCGTCGGTTTTTTGGTCTTTACGCTCGGACCCTTTATCGCGTCGCTGTATATCAGTTTCACCGAATGGGATTTTGTCAAAGCGCCGGAGTTTATCGGCGCGGACAATTATGTGAAACTTGTAAACGACCCACTCTTTTGGCAATCGCTCAAAGTGACGACGGTGTACGCGCTGGGGCGCGTGCCCCTGGGCATTGCCGTCGGACTCGCGGCGGCGTTGTTGTTGAATCAAAAAGTTCGGTTCGTCGGTTTGTGGCGCGTGATTTATTACATGCCGGTCGTTCTGCCGCCGGTCGCCGTGTCGTTGTTGTGGATGTGGGTCTACAATCCGGATTACGGAATTCTCAACGGCATGTTGTGGACCGTGTTTGGCATTCGGGGACCGGCGTGGTTGCAGAACGAGTTCTGGGTCTTGCCCTCGTTGATGATGATGGCAGTGTGGGGCATGTTGGGAAAAAATATGATCGTCTACTTGTCCGGCTTGCAGAGCATCGCGCCGGAAATGTACGAAGCCGCGGACATTGACGGCGCGAATGTGTGGCGCAAATTCTTTAACATCACTCTGCCGATGATGACGCCGATCATCTTTTTCAATTTGATCATGGGGCTGATGGATTCGTTCAAACTGTTCACGCAAGCATACGTGATGACCGGCGGCGGACCGCGTTACGCGTCGCTCTTCTACGTCTACTATCTCTATCAGCACGCGTTCCAACGCTTCCACATGGGCTATGCCTCCGCGATGGCGTGGGTCTTTTTTCTCATCTTGATGCTGTTCACCGTGCTCGTCTTTCGCTCGTCCAAGTTGTGGGTTTATTACGAGAGCACGTTGGGAAAGGGCAAGTAA
- a CDS encoding DUF4962 domain-containing protein, which yields MKHLFLGSKNFDEWRAVAQTTHRARFARVIEQAETYLAYVPPVEHPRETITYIGMAAANLAFAFRLTDDTRYLDRAREWIKIAISYPHWGKANLPDHDLDAGWLSFGLGLSYDWLYEFLPTKERDALCAKLRLQGTRLYDFAVGGEGNWWSVAFWQNHNWICYAGLATVAYALEREHPETRAWSQRAVENFKTVLALMPEDGSDYEGVVYWCYGFPWLLIPADLIQQQTGIDLHQSEFLRNTFYYRLYASAPNLIDTANFGDCHDRRSAHALAIYYRLASVYRNGHAQWLADHFERIGEWERERKQGLLKPSSASHAFLEFLWYDPTVAPTPIADLPTTRAFPDLGLVSARTDWSPDATFLVFKCGKPNGEKAWTLGHALEKQNDWKVVKTGHAHPDENSFILVRGDDYLAVDEGYSQKKQSCQHNTILVDGKGQYHEGVYNVADGLGVEWGGTFENDFAGRRVVYARGDAAHAYDPALTLDRFTRQMLFVDGKYIVICDDLASREPREFTWQLQTDAPMADGISQFAIHNFGAVLGDTRFTVSVVEPAQFAVKNIEQEIVAYPSSSTPEWVLRHPQHTLMLTPERTTATRFFVALTIATPTQVEAIACEVGSALSLNESVARVIVAFARGARGIKIAGEIETDARWIVAGFRGETLDYFAAGDATRVWIGKQLRFASAEPVSCEADGATWRVNARAPEWMSFWSASPRESVVVNGASANANFDAMLSLVRVFVPRGDVKIHCSERSPEHSVDINGAEGERI from the coding sequence ATGAAGCATCTTTTTCTTGGCTCGAAAAATTTTGACGAATGGCGCGCCGTCGCGCAGACCACGCATCGCGCGCGGTTCGCGCGCGTGATCGAGCAAGCTGAGACGTACCTCGCGTACGTGCCACCCGTCGAACATCCGCGCGAAACGATCACGTATATCGGCATGGCAGCAGCGAACCTCGCGTTCGCATTTCGCTTGACCGACGACACGCGCTATCTCGACCGCGCGCGCGAGTGGATCAAGATCGCGATCAGTTATCCGCACTGGGGTAAAGCGAATCTGCCAGACCATGATCTCGACGCGGGCTGGCTCTCGTTCGGACTGGGCTTGAGTTACGATTGGTTGTACGAGTTTCTGCCAACAAAGGAACGCGACGCACTGTGCGCGAAATTACGTTTGCAAGGCACGCGGTTGTACGATTTCGCGGTCGGCGGTGAAGGCAATTGGTGGAGCGTCGCGTTCTGGCAAAATCACAATTGGATTTGCTACGCGGGACTCGCGACGGTCGCGTACGCGCTCGAACGCGAACATCCCGAAACGCGTGCGTGGTCGCAACGCGCGGTTGAGAATTTCAAAACGGTGCTCGCGTTGATGCCGGAGGATGGCTCGGATTACGAAGGCGTTGTTTACTGGTGTTACGGATTTCCGTGGTTGTTGATTCCCGCCGATCTGATTCAGCAACAAACTGGGATTGATTTACACCAATCCGAATTTCTCCGCAACACATTCTACTATCGCCTCTACGCGTCCGCGCCGAATTTGATTGACACGGCGAATTTTGGCGATTGCCACGACCGGCGTTCCGCGCACGCGCTCGCAATTTACTATCGCCTGGCGAGCGTGTATCGCAACGGACACGCGCAATGGCTCGCGGATCATTTCGAACGTATCGGCGAATGGGAACGCGAACGCAAACAAGGTCTGCTCAAACCCAGTTCCGCGTCGCACGCGTTCCTGGAATTCTTATGGTACGACCCAACGGTTGCGCCAACGCCGATTGCCGATTTGCCCACCACGCGCGCATTCCCCGACCTGGGTCTCGTCAGCGCGCGCACCGATTGGTCGCCGGACGCGACGTTCCTCGTGTTCAAGTGCGGCAAGCCGAACGGCGAAAAAGCGTGGACGCTCGGTCACGCGCTCGAAAAGCAAAACGACTGGAAGGTCGTCAAAACCGGCCACGCGCATCCCGACGAAAATTCGTTCATCCTCGTGCGTGGCGATGATTACCTCGCGGTGGACGAAGGGTACAGTCAGAAAAAACAATCGTGTCAGCACAACACAATTTTGGTGGATGGCAAGGGACAGTATCACGAAGGTGTTTACAACGTTGCGGACGGACTCGGCGTCGAGTGGGGCGGCACGTTCGAGAATGATTTTGCCGGGCGACGCGTGGTGTACGCGCGCGGCGACGCCGCACACGCGTACGATCCCGCGCTCACACTCGACCGATTCACGCGGCAGATGCTGTTCGTTGATGGCAAGTACATAGTGATTTGCGATGACCTCGCGTCGCGTGAGCCGCGCGAGTTTACGTGGCAGTTGCAAACGGATGCGCCGATGGCGGATGGCATTTCGCAATTCGCAATTCATAATTTCGGCGCAGTTCTTGGTGACACTCGTTTCACCGTTTCAGTTGTCGAACCGGCACAATTCGCGGTGAAGAACATTGAGCAAGAAATCGTCGCGTATCCGTCGTCGTCTACGCCGGAATGGGTGCTGCGTCATCCGCAACACACGTTGATGCTGACGCCGGAACGCACGACCGCCACACGGTTTTTCGTCGCGCTTACCATCGCAACGCCGACCCAGGTTGAGGCAATCGCGTGTGAAGTGGGCAGTGCCTTGTCGCTAAACGAATCGGTTGCGCGCGTGATTGTTGCGTTCGCGCGTGGTGCGCGCGGCATCAAGATCGCGGGTGAAATCGAGACGGATGCGCGTTGGATCGTCGCCGGTTTTCGCGGCGAGACGCTCGATTATTTCGCGGCGGGTGATGCAACGCGTGTGTGGATCGGCAAGCAATTGCGTTTCGCATCCGCCGAGCCGGTGTCGTGCGAGGCGGACGGGGCAACGTGGCGCGTGAACGCGCGTGCGCCTGAATGGATGAGTTTCTGGTCAGCATCGCCGCGCGAGTCGGTCGTCGTCAATGGCGCATCGGCGAACGCGAATTTCGACGCGATGCTTTCTCTCGTGCGCGTGTTCGTGCCACGCGGCGATGTGAAAATTCACTGTAGCGAACGCTCGCCGGAGCATTCCGTAGACATCAACGGCGCAGAAGGAGAACGAATATGA